In one Canis lupus dingo isolate Sandy chromosome 16, ASM325472v2, whole genome shotgun sequence genomic region, the following are encoded:
- the LOC112651017 gene encoding olfactory receptor 2A25 → MAGNQTSVTEFILLGFPLSPEIQMVLFGLFTLFYAFTLLGNGLILGLISLDPRLHTPMYFFLSHLAIVDIAYACNTVPQMLVNLLRPDKPISFAGCLTQTFLFLTFAHTECLLLVVMSYDRYVAISHPLHYSVIMSWRVCITLALTAWILGVLLALVHLGLLIPLPFCGPQKVNHFFCEIIAVLKLACADTHVNEIMVLTGAVSVLVGPFTSIVISYIHILRAILKIQSGEGRQKAFSTCSSHLCVVGLFYGTAIIMYVGPRYGNPKEQKKYLLLFHSLFNPMLNPLIYSLRNKEVKAALKRILEKERTS, encoded by the coding sequence ATGGCGGGAAATCAGACCTCTGTCACAGAGTTCATCCTATTGGGCTTTCCCCTCAGCCCAGAGATTCAGATGGTTCTCTTTGGGCTCTTCACCCTGTTCTACGCCTTCACCCTGCTGGGGAATGGGCTCATCCTGGGGCTCATCTCACTGGACCCCAGACtgcacacccccatgtacttcttcctctcccacctggCCATCGTCGACATAGCCTATGCCTGCAACACGGTGCCCCAGATGCTGGTGAACCTCCTGAGGCCAGACAAGCCCATCTCCTTTGCTGGCTGCTTGACGCAGACCTTTCTTTTCTTGACCTTTGCTCATACTGAGTGTCTTCTCCTGGTGGTGATGTCCTATGACCGGTACGTGGCCATCAGCCACCCCCTCCACTACTCTGTCATCATGAGCTGGAGAGTCTGCATCACCCTGGCATTGACTGCCTGGATTTTAGGAGTGCTCCTGGCCCTAGTACATCTAGGGTTACTCATACCATTGCCTTTCTGTGGACCCCAGAAAGTCAACCACTTTTTCTGTGAAATTATAGCTGTCCTCAAACTTGCCTGTGCAGATACCCACGTTAATGAGATTATGGTATTGACTGGGGCCGTGTCTGTGCTGGTAGGGCCTTTTACCTCAATTGTGATATCATACATTCATATTCTACGTGCCATCCTGAAGATTCAGTCAGGGGAGGGGCGCCAGaaagccttctccacctgctcATCCCATCTCTGTGTGGTTGGACTCTTTTATGGCACAGCCATTATAATGTATGTTGGGCCCAGATATGGGAACCCCAAGGAGCAAAAGAAATACCTGCTCCTGTTTCACAGCCTTTTCAATCCCATGCTCAATCCCCTTATCTATAGTCTGAGGAACAAAGAAGTCAAAGCTGCTCTGAAGAggattcttgaaaaagaaagaacttcatGA